The genome window ATCGAAAGATGGTTGGAAAGCAGCCCTCTCGAAACGGAAGATGTGGAACGAAATGCGGATGAATCCCACCGACATGGGAGATTTGTCGGCGGCCGTCTTGACCTTCCTGACAAATGGCATTACGCCAGCAGGCAACTGGACTGGACTTTTCCAGAAGGGAGAAAAGATTCGCCTGCGCTGTATTAACGGATCCGGCAACACTTTTTATGACGTACGCATTCCAGGGTTGAAGTTAAAAGTAGTTCAGGTTGATGGCGTCAACATTGAGCCGATTTCCGTGGATGAATTCCGTTTTGGCCCTGGTGAAACATGTGATGTGGTCGTCGAACCCAAGGACGACGTTTACACCATCTTTTCTCAAACCATGGATCGAACGGGTTATGCGCTGGGTACCTTGGCAGTCAAGTCAGGTTTGCGCGCTCCTGTCCCCGCAATCGACAAGTTGGAATGGCTGAGCATGGAAGACATGATGGGCGATATGTCTAACATGGCGGGCATGGACCACGGCGCGATGAATATGGGTGGCATGAGTATGGACAATATGGATATGTCTGGCATGTCGAGTATGGAAGGTGACAGCATGGCTCAGATGCCCAATATGGCTGGCATGGACCATAGCGCAATGGGCATGCAGCACGGTGGCATGGCCATGGATCATTCTCAACATGCAGCAAACTCTGATCCACTCAAGATCCCAAGCAAAAAACCTCGTCATGCCAGTACCGAATATGGAGCCAGTACGGACAATCGTATCGACTCACCACGTACCTCTTTGAGCGATCCTGGCGTCGGACTGCGTAACAATGGTCGTCGCGTACTTACGCTGGCAGATATGCATACGATCGGCGGCCCTCTGGACCCGCGCGGACCAGGTCGCGAGATCGAGCTGCATTTGACTGGAAATATGGAGCGATACACCTGGTCATTTGATGGCTTGGAGTTCGGCAAATCCAGTCCCGTGCATTTTAAATATGGCGAGCGAGTGAGAGTCATTCTGCAGAACGACACCATGATGACGCATCCGATGCATTTGCATGGCGTATGGAGCGAACTCGAGACACCAGAAGGCGAGTTCTTGGCGAGACGTCATACCATTCCGGTCCAACCTGCACAAAGGATCAGCTTTTTGGTCACGGCAGATGCTCTGGGACGCTGGGCTTGGCACTGCCACCTCATGATGCACATGGATGCCGGCATGTTCCGGGAAGTGATCATTGCATGATTACCATCACCAAACCAAGGATTCCAAGTATGCCTAATTTTATAGTTAGCAAGGCTTTTTTCGCATCGCTGATTTGCGTCGCTTCGTCTGCCGCATTGGCGCAGAGTGCGCCAGATAATCATAGTAGCCATGGGCAAATGGGCATTCAAAGCGCTACGGATGCCGGCTTCGGGACGATGGATGACAGTGCGGCCCCACCAGCATCAAATGCTGCCGGTCATGGGAATATGCAAATGGGTGGTATGTCTGGAATGTCTGATATGGGAGGAGGCTCTGCGCCTGCAGATGCGCGCGACCCTCATGCCTACTCGGGCGGATATCAGCTGGGAACCGGGCTATACGCTGTTGGCGAGCAACGCTCTTTGATGATGGCTGACGAACACAAGTTCGTTTCGTTATTGGCAGACCGTTTTGAGCGAGGTCATAGCAATGGCGGCAATTCAAATTCTTATGAATTACAAGCTTGGTACGGAGACAGTTATAACAAACTTACAGTGAAAGCTGAAGGTGAGGTGGCGAAAGGGCGCGTCGAAGACGCACGTACTGAGCTCCTTTGGGCTAAGGCCTTTCATCCATACTGGGATGTGCAGGCCGGTGTACGTAACGATATAAACGCCAATGGCCCCTCGCGAAATTGGTTGGCATTTGGGGTACAGGGGTTGGCTCCTTATTGGTTTGAGGTGGACGCTACAGCTTACCTCGGCGCGGAAGGACGCACTGCATTTCGATTGTCGGCTGAATACGAGCTTTTACTCACTCAGCGGCTTATCTTGCAACCCCGGGTAGAAACAAACGTATATGGTAAAGACGACCCTGAAGTCGGCGTAGGGCGCGGACTTTCCAACGCAACATTCGGAGTACGGTTGCGTTACGAGTTTAGTCGTCAGTTCGCACCATATATCGGCATTGAACGCAGCGCGCGTTTTGGCCGCACGGCTACTTTAGTACGCAATGCCGGGGGAGATGCCCGGCAGACTCAAGTTGTCGCCGGCGTAAGATTTTGGTTTTAAGTGCTTCACAATCTTCCACAAACTTTAAAGGAGTATCATGTTTAACATCCGTAATATACGTCAGATTGGCGTCGCCGCTCTCGTCACCTTGGTGGCAACCTCTGCATTCGCACACCCTAGTTTGGTTGAGTCTACGCCAAAGGATAATTCTGAGGGGCCAGCTCCGGCGAAAATCGAATTGCGTTTCTCTGAAAATCTCACAAAACAGTTTTCAGGCGCTAATTTGATCATGGCGGAAATGCCTGGCATGGGCGCCATGAAAATGGCTGCTAAGATCGGAGGCACCGATGACCCGAAAGTCATGGTGTTGACACCAAATCAGCCGTTGACGCCGGGAAAATATAACGTTGAATGGCGCGCAGTGTCGACAGATACCCATCCAATCACGGGCAAGATTACGTTTACCGTAAAGTGAGGAACGGATGGACTGGGCAAATGTGATCGTTCGCTTTTCTTTATATCTGGATTTGATGTTGGTTTTTGGACTCCCTTTATTTGCCCTGTACTCCCTAAAGCCCGATGAGAGGGAGTCCATTACAGCTAAGCGATTTGTAGTAAAAAGCAAGATGCTGGCGATTATTGCAATCGTTTTATCAATTGTAGGGCTCGTTGTTTCAACCAAAATGATGAGTGGAGCGGAAAGCTATTTTGATATAGCACCGGATGCATTTTCCATGGCGCTATTTGAGATGAGTTTTGGTACGGCATTGCTCATCCGTTTGGCAGCATTGGCTTTATTTGTCGCTCTTGCCACTAGTATATTAACCAGACGACCGGCTTATCAGCTTGTTTTAATGACCGTTTTCGGGGGCATAGCTCTGGCAACCTTAGCGTGGGGCGGGCACGGTGTTATGAATGAAGATGTCAAAGGGTTCGTCCATTTGGGCGCTGACATTGTCCACCTAATTGCTGCGGGAGCATGGATCGGGGCATTAGCATCCTTTGTGTTACTTCTGCGCTGGGTACCAAAGGGTGGACGCGCTGAAGTGGAACAACTGGGTCGTATGTTGAATGGATTCGCAATAATGGGGAGCGTCATAGTTTCCACTCTGCTAGTAACGGGCACGATAAACTATTTGATGATTTCAGGATTGAACTTCAGCAGTATATTTACCACCACATACGGCGTCCTACTAACGATAAAGCTAGCATTCTTTCTGGCCATGCTCGCTTTAGCGGCCGCCAACCGTTATCGATTGACGCCTAAGCTTGAAGCTTCGATTGCTAACGACAATCACGGCCCGGCTATTGCTGCTCTAAGAAGTAGCTTGGTTTTGGAATCTGGCTGCGCTTTACTGATTTTGGCGCTGATAGCGTGCTTAGGAATGCTTAATCCTTTCTAACGCTGATCGAGATTCACTGAGTTATTGGCGACATAAAAATATGCGACGTATTATGAAAACTGATTTCGTGTTTAAAAGAAATTTTTCGTTTTAGGCAACGATAGTCGATATGGACATGGTGCTTTCAAAGTGCTTCACGTTGGCCATGTTGGTCATATTTTTATTTATGACCAACATGGGCGTTTGGAGCAATTATTCGCACTTTCTTATACACGACCTTGAACATGAAGTTAATGTGGTTTCAGAAACCACTACGACGAATTATGTTTCATTACATGATACGGATATTGCAGACAACATAAGCGCTAATAGTTCGCTGAGTGTTGAACATGAATTACTGCATGCAGCGAACCAACTACAATTTTTTCTAGGCATCAACCTCAAAATTTCTTTTCTTTCGATCGCGTCGTTCATTGATGCGTATTTTAATGTTGTATCCATGCCCCTTGCGGCAATCGATGCGCCATTTCGCCCCCCTAGATTTTCGCCTCTCCCAATCTAGTAATCCGTCTGTGTTTTTAAGCATGCGGAACTACTAGTTCTTTAAAAAGCTACATCAAGAAGCACATCTTGCTTTGGCGTTATTTCGCGGCTTGAATTGTCAATCTTGATAATTTTTTTCCGCGCATTGATGGAAGTATTTCTATTTGAATAATTAACTAGTTATTCATCATCTATGCGCGCTGTAATTTTTCATAAAGAATAGAAAAGTGCGATGGAAAATTTATTTCAGATTCCCTCTATTGATGGGAGTAGGGCTGTTTCATACAAATTATCTGTAATTGTCCCTTTGTTCAATGAGGAAAGCGTGCTACGGATATTCCATGAGCGCTTAGAAATGGCGCTGTCAGGCCTTAAGCACGAATGGGAAGTTATTTATGTCGACGATGGAAGCACCGATAGTTCTCATAATATATTGCAGCAGTTGCGCGTACAAAGCTTCAGGGTCGGTGTAGCCCGCTTCACCAGAAATTTTGGCAAAGAAGAGGCCATGAGTGCAGGCTTGCGTTTAGCAACGGGAGATGCAGCAGTCATTATCGACTCGGATCTTCAAGATCCACCAGAATTGATACCATCAATGATTGAAGCCTGGTTGGCTGGTGCGGATATCGTTAATATGCGTAGGCGCCATCGCAGTGGTGAGTCTTGGGTAAAAAAAGTAACCGCACACGCTTTCTATCGCGTCATTAACCGTTTAAGTGATGTTCCCGTTCCTGCTGACGTCGGAGATTTTCGTTTGTTGAGCAGACGAGCTATAAATGCGCTCAATCTTTTACAAGAACGAAATCGTTTTATGAAAGGGCTGTTTGCTTGGATAGGATACAAGCATGTGACCCTGGACTATAATCGCGCCGCTCGAGCCGCGGGAAAGACTAAATGGCGCTATTGGAGATTATGGAACTTTGCCCTTGAGGGAATCACTGGCTTCTCTGTGGCCCCATTAAAAATCGCAAC of Janthinobacterium sp. Marseille contains these proteins:
- a CDS encoding copper resistance system multicopper oxidase, giving the protein MSARSTMSVSRRRFVKGLAAGGVLLGVSTPLRHVLAQDVIASGTAAPVLKGTQFDLVVAESPVNFTGKPAIATTINGTLPAPTLRWKEGETVTIRVTNRLAVSTSIHWHGIILPFQMDGVPGISFNGIAPGETFTYRFKVQQSGTYWYHSHSGFQEQTGMFGAIIIDPAEGKDIAADREHVLLLSDWMDDDPMTVLGRLKKQGDYYNYGQLTAGEFFSDVSKDGWKAALSKRKMWNEMRMNPTDMGDLSAAVLTFLTNGITPAGNWTGLFQKGEKIRLRCINGSGNTFYDVRIPGLKLKVVQVDGVNIEPISVDEFRFGPGETCDVVVEPKDDVYTIFSQTMDRTGYALGTLAVKSGLRAPVPAIDKLEWLSMEDMMGDMSNMAGMDHGAMNMGGMSMDNMDMSGMSSMEGDSMAQMPNMAGMDHSAMGMQHGGMAMDHSQHAANSDPLKIPSKKPRHASTEYGASTDNRIDSPRTSLSDPGVGLRNNGRRVLTLADMHTIGGPLDPRGPGREIELHLTGNMERYTWSFDGLEFGKSSPVHFKYGERVRVILQNDTMMTHPMHLHGVWSELETPEGEFLARRHTIPVQPAQRISFLVTADALGRWAWHCHLMMHMDAGMFREVIIA
- a CDS encoding copper resistance protein B, with amino-acid sequence MITITKPRIPSMPNFIVSKAFFASLICVASSAALAQSAPDNHSSHGQMGIQSATDAGFGTMDDSAAPPASNAAGHGNMQMGGMSGMSDMGGGSAPADARDPHAYSGGYQLGTGLYAVGEQRSLMMADEHKFVSLLADRFERGHSNGGNSNSYELQAWYGDSYNKLTVKAEGEVAKGRVEDARTELLWAKAFHPYWDVQAGVRNDINANGPSRNWLAFGVQGLAPYWFEVDATAYLGAEGRTAFRLSAEYELLLTQRLILQPRVETNVYGKDDPEVGVGRGLSNATFGVRLRYEFSRQFAPYIGIERSARFGRTATLVRNAGGDARQTQVVAGVRFWF
- the copC gene encoding copper homeostasis periplasmic binding protein CopC encodes the protein MFNIRNIRQIGVAALVTLVATSAFAHPSLVESTPKDNSEGPAPAKIELRFSENLTKQFSGANLIMAEMPGMGAMKMAAKIGGTDDPKVMVLTPNQPLTPGKYNVEWRAVSTDTHPITGKITFTVK
- the copD gene encoding copper homeostasis membrane protein CopD; this encodes MDWANVIVRFSLYLDLMLVFGLPLFALYSLKPDERESITAKRFVVKSKMLAIIAIVLSIVGLVVSTKMMSGAESYFDIAPDAFSMALFEMSFGTALLIRLAALALFVALATSILTRRPAYQLVLMTVFGGIALATLAWGGHGVMNEDVKGFVHLGADIVHLIAAGAWIGALASFVLLLRWVPKGGRAEVEQLGRMLNGFAIMGSVIVSTLLVTGTINYLMISGLNFSSIFTTTYGVLLTIKLAFFLAMLALAAANRYRLTPKLEASIANDNHGPAIAALRSSLVLESGCALLILALIACLGMLNPF
- a CDS encoding glycosyltransferase family 2 protein, with the protein product MENLFQIPSIDGSRAVSYKLSVIVPLFNEESVLRIFHERLEMALSGLKHEWEVIYVDDGSTDSSHNILQQLRVQSFRVGVARFTRNFGKEEAMSAGLRLATGDAAVIIDSDLQDPPELIPSMIEAWLAGADIVNMRRRHRSGESWVKKVTAHAFYRVINRLSDVPVPADVGDFRLLSRRAINALNLLQERNRFMKGLFAWIGYKHVTLDYNRAARAAGKTKWRYWRLWNFALEGITGFSVAPLKIATYLGSVCAGMAFFYAMYFLLKTVLIGESVRGFPTLIVTVMILGGLQLMAIGIIGEYLGRLFIESKRRPLYLLEDYQPPSLSKDVENLMEICQLHTDIIART